Proteins found in one Bremerella volcania genomic segment:
- a CDS encoding DUF3299 domain-containing protein: MSTSTEPQPAFTGDVDTAMYEQYRSISSLAVTSLLIGFISLVTILAVVMAPIAIAGIALGIWAIITVRKNTATQTGLPLAYVGLALSTLALIAGTSRYVYEEYINLPEGYEVIAFGLLQEQPGQPIGQPVPDSALELDGKQVLLRGYVYPHAQKSGLTRFVMVPDFDTCCFGGQPKLTDMVEVRLAEPLSVDFSFNRRKIGGTLRVHTDLKKIEDLTGVFYELEADYVD; the protein is encoded by the coding sequence ATGAGCACTTCCACCGAACCCCAACCTGCATTCACTGGCGATGTTGATACGGCGATGTACGAGCAGTACCGCTCCATTAGCTCGTTGGCGGTAACGTCTCTTCTCATTGGCTTTATCAGCCTGGTGACCATATTGGCCGTTGTAATGGCTCCGATCGCGATCGCTGGCATCGCCTTGGGCATTTGGGCGATCATCACCGTTCGCAAAAACACCGCCACACAAACGGGATTGCCGTTGGCCTACGTGGGCCTCGCGCTTTCCACGCTCGCCTTGATAGCAGGCACCAGCCGATACGTTTACGAAGAATACATCAACCTGCCTGAAGGATACGAAGTCATCGCGTTCGGACTGCTTCAGGAACAACCAGGACAGCCCATCGGGCAGCCGGTGCCAGATTCGGCTTTGGAACTGGACGGCAAACAGGTTTTGCTTCGCGGCTATGTGTATCCACACGCTCAGAAATCGGGGCTGACTCGCTTCGTGATGGTTCCCGACTTCGATACCTGTTGCTTTGGGGGCCAACCCAAACTGACCGATATGGTCGAAGTCCGCCTTGCCGAACCCCTTTCGGTTGATTTTTCCTTCAACCGGCGCAAGATTGGGGGAACGCTACGGGTTCACACCGATCTGAAGAAGATCGAAGACCTGACCGGCGTCTTTTACGAATTGGAAGCTGACTACGTCGATTGA
- a CDS encoding inositol monophosphatase family protein, translating to MSSYLTSCERAARAAGEVLIQWRGKFNVREKGRSDFVTDADDAAQKVIEEILTADFPDFEFLGEEGPSGLSRETGSPFCWIVDPLDGTMNYVHGLPNYAVSIGLTHAGKVIAGVIYDPVFDRCFKAEKGEGAYLNDEKIEVSGAKSLDEALIAFSFPTTVSRESQVIEDFINVLVKSQGIRRLGSAALNLAYVAAGHMDAYWAAFNKPWDVAAGAILVEEAGGVVKGFGNQPFDINKPKIVATATPQLQADLQAQIATS from the coding sequence ATGTCTTCCTATTTAACGAGTTGCGAAAGGGCAGCCCGCGCTGCCGGGGAAGTGCTTATCCAATGGCGAGGTAAGTTCAACGTCCGGGAAAAAGGGCGGTCCGATTTTGTCACCGATGCCGACGACGCCGCCCAAAAAGTAATCGAAGAGATTCTTACGGCCGACTTCCCCGATTTCGAGTTTTTGGGAGAAGAAGGCCCATCCGGGCTGTCGCGGGAAACAGGCAGCCCGTTCTGCTGGATTGTCGATCCATTGGACGGCACGATGAACTACGTTCACGGGCTACCCAATTATGCCGTCTCAATTGGCCTCACTCACGCCGGAAAGGTAATCGCTGGCGTGATTTACGACCCAGTCTTCGATCGTTGTTTCAAGGCCGAGAAAGGGGAAGGGGCCTACCTGAATGACGAGAAAATCGAAGTCAGTGGTGCGAAATCTCTCGATGAAGCCCTGATCGCGTTCAGTTTTCCCACAACGGTCAGCCGAGAGTCTCAGGTCATCGAGGACTTTATCAACGTCCTCGTGAAATCGCAGGGAATTCGTCGGCTGGGCTCAGCCGCTCTGAACCTGGCTTACGTGGCAGCCGGACATATGGACGCGTACTGGGCTGCGTTTAACAAGCCCTGGGATGTGGCTGCCGGCGCGATCCTGGTCGAAGAGGCCGGGGGCGTTGTGAAAGGATTTGGCAATCAGCCTTTCGATATTAACAAGCCAAAGATCGTGGCGACCGCTACCCCCCAATTACAGGCAGATCTTCAGGCCCAAATTGCCACTTCGTAG
- a CDS encoding carboxylesterase family protein, which yields MQTVSKRQDEHEFVWLDSQGRKRSFPFLCYQPSEFQAETKLPLLVFLHGAGERGVDFQLLRKHGPPKLIDQGEDLPFVVVSPQCPLDQWWAMRENVDGLAQLTQHVQSEYPIDSGRTYLTGMSMGGYGTWATAAAYPDLFAAIIPICGGADLATAADLKPTPAWAFHGRDDEIVPVTRSEEIVNEVSKIGGDARLTIYDNVQHDSWSVTYANRDIYDWLLSHEIRNRRKA from the coding sequence ATGCAAACCGTCTCCAAGCGTCAGGACGAGCACGAATTCGTTTGGCTGGATAGCCAAGGCCGAAAGCGGAGCTTTCCGTTTCTGTGTTATCAGCCGAGTGAGTTTCAGGCGGAAACCAAGCTTCCGCTACTCGTGTTTTTGCACGGGGCAGGGGAGCGTGGCGTCGATTTTCAGCTGCTCAGGAAACATGGCCCTCCCAAGCTGATCGACCAAGGCGAGGACTTGCCTTTTGTGGTCGTTTCTCCGCAGTGCCCTTTAGATCAGTGGTGGGCCATGCGGGAAAACGTCGATGGTTTGGCACAGCTTACCCAGCATGTTCAAAGCGAGTACCCCATAGACTCTGGCCGGACCTACCTCACCGGGATGAGCATGGGTGGCTATGGCACCTGGGCAACGGCGGCCGCATATCCCGATCTATTCGCGGCGATTATCCCCATTTGCGGAGGTGCCGACCTGGCAACTGCGGCCGACCTGAAACCAACGCCGGCGTGGGCCTTTCACGGCCGCGACGACGAAATCGTCCCTGTCACTCGCAGCGAAGAAATTGTTAACGAAGTTTCCAAGATTGGTGGTGACGCGCGGCTGACCATTTATGACAATGTGCAGCATGACAGTTGGTCGGTCACCTATGCCAATCGAGATATTTACGATTGGCTTCTTTCGCACGAGATTCGCAACCGGAGGAAAGCCTGA
- a CDS encoding DUF3299 domain-containing protein produces MRPANTTHGPTSSNQTVQQIAKQADTKPVEQPQSTEASLSQEKTEAVDTQPTSTEKSPPSSTEGSSRNRPIPKPQPGKTLDLTFDDIKFDIEPDAPFKREMLPQGIEDLSGQKISIGGYMLPSFQQRDIKQFVLVRDNMECCFGPGAALYDCILVEMEGRGIDFTVRPVVVEGVFTIKEYKDDSGKHLAIYHMQGTGVR; encoded by the coding sequence TTGCGTCCAGCCAACACAACTCACGGTCCTACTTCGTCCAACCAGACGGTTCAACAAATCGCCAAGCAAGCAGACACGAAACCTGTCGAACAGCCACAAAGCACTGAAGCTTCTCTTTCCCAAGAGAAAACCGAAGCGGTAGATACGCAACCTACCTCGACCGAGAAGAGCCCACCTTCCAGCACAGAAGGATCCTCTAGGAACCGCCCCATACCCAAGCCGCAGCCCGGGAAGACCCTCGATCTGACGTTTGACGACATCAAGTTCGATATCGAGCCAGACGCTCCGTTCAAACGCGAGATGCTTCCCCAGGGTATCGAAGACCTTAGCGGACAAAAAATCAGCATCGGCGGGTATATGCTTCCCAGCTTCCAGCAACGGGACATCAAGCAGTTCGTCCTCGTCCGCGACAATATGGAATGCTGCTTTGGACCAGGCGCGGCGCTCTATGACTGTATCTTGGTCGAGATGGAGGGACGCGGGATCGATTTCACGGTTCGGCCTGTGGTGGTCGAAGGGGTCTTCACGATCAAGGAATACAAAGACGACAGCGGGAAACATCTGGCAATCTATCACATGCAGGGTACCGGCGTTCGTTAA
- a CDS encoding ABC transporter permease → MSIWQIAWRSVRQRALASSLTSFSMALGVLLVTAVLLVHGLVSKSFTDNSDLGYNMIAGAKGGKLQLVLNTTFYLSEPVENVPYTFYQQFLTKEQQERELELMKPESRGELTDGTYAKNTEFAIPVCLGDYYQSYRVVGTLPKFFEVFKDYDSDELKYSFREGRNFEVWNDEHGYFEAVVGSMVAQKTGLKIGDKIAASHGGDPNDIHTDSPFTVVGILAPSGTPNDRAVFVNMEGFYLMSGHAKVEETEEVGANVTGTTISRRQPLPIQQREVTAILIRTSDPFSPIIIKNRVNEGNVAQIVMPVMEITSLFELIVKPIQTLLLVITVLICFVSGISILVSIYNSMNDRKREIAVMRALGARRRTVMGIVLSESIILSVGGGILGWLGAHFLLFGASPMIEAQTGVQIGLFDLAPLPRKLEVLIPSAIIENDWIGPLFSLELVIVPALILLAVLVGFLPAYTAYRTDVAETLSSSP, encoded by the coding sequence ATGAGTATTTGGCAAATCGCTTGGCGAAGCGTCCGACAGCGAGCTTTGGCTTCGTCTTTAACTTCCTTTTCGATGGCCCTGGGGGTACTGCTGGTAACGGCCGTGCTGCTGGTTCATGGCCTCGTATCGAAGTCATTCACCGATAACTCCGACCTCGGCTACAACATGATCGCCGGAGCCAAGGGGGGCAAACTTCAGCTGGTTTTGAACACGACGTTCTACCTTAGCGAACCGGTCGAAAACGTTCCTTACACGTTCTATCAGCAGTTCCTCACCAAGGAGCAACAGGAACGAGAATTGGAGTTGATGAAGCCGGAAAGTCGCGGCGAGTTGACCGACGGCACCTATGCGAAGAACACCGAGTTCGCCATTCCCGTCTGCCTGGGCGACTACTACCAAAGCTACCGTGTCGTCGGCACGCTCCCCAAGTTTTTTGAGGTCTTCAAGGATTACGACAGCGACGAGCTCAAATACTCGTTCCGAGAAGGACGTAACTTCGAGGTCTGGAACGACGAGCACGGCTACTTCGAGGCGGTCGTCGGTTCGATGGTCGCTCAGAAAACGGGCTTGAAGATTGGCGACAAGATTGCCGCTTCGCATGGTGGCGATCCCAACGACATTCACACCGATTCGCCATTCACCGTCGTTGGCATCCTCGCCCCCTCCGGAACGCCCAACGACCGGGCCGTCTTCGTCAATATGGAAGGCTTTTACCTGATGTCTGGGCATGCCAAGGTCGAAGAAACCGAAGAAGTCGGGGCCAATGTGACCGGGACGACCATTTCGCGTCGGCAACCGCTGCCCATCCAACAGCGGGAAGTCACGGCCATCCTCATTCGAACCTCCGATCCGTTTTCCCCGATCATCATCAAGAACCGCGTCAATGAAGGGAACGTTGCCCAAATTGTGATGCCGGTGATGGAGATTACCAGCCTGTTTGAGTTGATCGTCAAGCCAATCCAGACGTTGCTGCTGGTCATTACCGTTCTGATCTGCTTTGTCTCGGGAATATCCATCCTGGTGAGCATTTACAACTCGATGAACGATCGCAAACGAGAAATCGCGGTTATGCGAGCACTCGGGGCGCGTCGCAGGACGGTGATGGGAATCGTGTTATCCGAATCGATCATCCTGTCCGTTGGAGGGGGTATTCTGGGTTGGTTAGGCGCTCATTTCCTATTGTTCGGAGCAAGCCCCATGATCGAGGCCCAGACCGGCGTTCAGATTGGGCTGTTCGACTTGGCTCCTCTTCCCAGGAAGCTTGAAGTTCTGATACCTTCGGCGATAATAGAGAATGATTGGATCGGCCCCCTATTCAGTTTGGAGTTGGTGATCGTCCCGGCTCTAATTCTGTTGGCAGTATTGGTTGGCTTTTTGCCTGCCTACACGGCGTATCGTACCGACGTGGCAGAAACACTCAGTTCGTCCCCCTAA
- a CDS encoding amidohydrolase: MSIELRNRLFDQLDQLVLIDPHTHINALDPSSHTLADILGYHYYTELAHSAGMPKDKIEEEGISPKEKVGRLIENLGPITNTIQYSWFIEMAQKLLDFEGDTIDVSNWESFYDSAEEKMSADSWTDTVFSKSRLESVFLTNDFDDPLEGFDTTKYIPCLRTDDLVFHLTNPRTKVRLYEATDVDVSDVASARQAIGKLFEHFVSNNAKACAISLPPTFAPVKVSDARANTALSNVLSQGLSTDEDDQRAVSNFIFWTLAENCQERKLPFDLMIGVNRKVFPEGVFQGQDLYDSRVSLIQYKELLNAFPDVTFPISVLASVTNQELVSYSWIFPNVVANGHWWYSNTPTYIQQDCASRLEAIPRTKQIGYYSDMYKMEFALPKFAMYKRILAKVLAENFVIDRNWSEESAVELGTQLLRGNVETIFNVGN, encoded by the coding sequence ATGTCGATCGAACTCCGAAATCGCCTTTTTGACCAGCTCGACCAACTTGTTCTGATTGACCCCCACACGCACATCAACGCGCTTGATCCTTCTTCGCATACGCTTGCCGACATCTTGGGGTATCACTACTACACCGAGTTGGCTCACTCGGCAGGTATGCCCAAAGACAAGATCGAAGAGGAGGGAATCTCGCCCAAGGAAAAAGTAGGCCGACTGATCGAAAACCTCGGCCCGATTACCAATACGATCCAATACAGTTGGTTCATCGAGATGGCTCAGAAGCTACTCGATTTCGAGGGAGATACGATCGACGTCAGCAACTGGGAGTCGTTCTACGATTCGGCGGAAGAAAAGATGTCAGCGGACAGTTGGACGGACACCGTCTTCAGCAAGAGCCGGCTGGAAAGCGTCTTTCTGACCAATGACTTCGACGACCCCCTGGAGGGTTTCGACACCACCAAGTACATCCCCTGCCTGCGAACGGATGACCTGGTTTTTCACCTTACCAATCCTCGCACGAAAGTACGGCTCTACGAAGCAACCGATGTCGACGTCAGCGACGTTGCGTCCGCACGCCAGGCCATCGGCAAGCTCTTTGAACACTTTGTCAGCAACAATGCCAAGGCCTGTGCGATCTCGCTACCGCCTACCTTCGCCCCGGTGAAGGTCTCTGACGCGCGTGCTAATACGGCTTTGTCGAATGTACTCTCGCAAGGCCTGAGTACGGATGAAGACGATCAACGAGCCGTCAGCAACTTCATTTTCTGGACCCTTGCTGAAAACTGCCAGGAACGCAAACTGCCGTTCGACCTGATGATTGGCGTCAATCGCAAGGTCTTTCCCGAAGGCGTTTTCCAAGGGCAGGACCTCTACGACAGCCGGGTCTCGCTGATCCAATACAAAGAACTGCTCAACGCGTTCCCAGACGTAACCTTCCCTATCTCGGTTCTCGCCAGCGTGACCAACCAGGAGTTGGTCAGCTATTCGTGGATTTTCCCGAATGTCGTGGCCAATGGTCACTGGTGGTATAGCAACACGCCGACCTACATTCAGCAAGACTGCGCGTCTCGCCTGGAAGCGATTCCACGCACCAAGCAGATCGGTTACTACAGCGACATGTACAAAATGGAATTCGCCTTGCCGAAGTTCGCTATGTACAAGCGAATCCTGGCGAAAGTCCTGGCCGAGAACTTCGTCATCGACCGCAATTGGTCGGAAGAATCGGCCGTCGAACTGGGCACCCAACTGCTGCGAGGCAACGTCGAGACGATTTTCAACGTCGGAAACTAG
- a CDS encoding RNA polymerase sigma factor yields MMNGNLYNDERDRIVDLVVKAQSGDRDAFGQLVEIFQPVVFAIALKRLRHYWEAQELAQDVFIQAMQKLDQLREPAAFPGWLRSIAARMAINRAVRRPHDFATEPEALASVCVENETPLHAILEVERRDNLAVGISRLGAMDRDTLQAFYVEGQSLREMSAEFEAPIGTIKRRLHVARKRLAKEMEELEAVAV; encoded by the coding sequence ATGATGAACGGAAACTTGTACAACGATGAACGGGATCGGATCGTCGATTTGGTCGTGAAAGCTCAAAGCGGTGATCGGGATGCTTTCGGTCAGCTGGTGGAAATCTTCCAGCCGGTCGTCTTCGCCATCGCTTTGAAGCGTCTGCGTCACTACTGGGAAGCCCAGGAACTGGCTCAGGACGTCTTCATCCAGGCGATGCAGAAGCTGGACCAGTTGCGTGAACCGGCTGCCTTCCCAGGCTGGTTGCGTTCGATCGCAGCCCGGATGGCCATCAACCGGGCAGTTCGTCGGCCGCACGATTTCGCTACCGAACCGGAAGCTTTGGCTTCGGTCTGCGTAGAAAACGAAACGCCGCTGCACGCGATTTTGGAAGTCGAACGTCGGGATAACCTGGCAGTCGGCATCAGCCGCCTCGGCGCGATGGACCGGGATACGCTCCAGGCCTTCTACGTCGAAGGACAGTCGCTGCGTGAAATGAGCGCCGAATTCGAAGCTCCGATCGGAACGATCAAGCGTCGTCTGCACGTCGCTCGTAAGCGGCTGGCAAAGGAGATGGAAGAATTGGAAGCGGTCGCCGTGTAG
- the eboE gene encoding metabolite traffic protein EboE, whose product MAIQSWTGYCTNVHAGANLEQTQQNLITHASRVQQILGREQPLGVGLWLSNSTAQSLIEPGKLDEFDQLLHENQWIPYTFNGFPFGDFHKSIVKHDVYLPTWWQPERLAYTKNLVTILDRLLAPGEEGSISTMPIAWGTPGPSEDLWSLAVQNLLDLVQHLYDLEQSTGRLIYVCIEPEPGCLLDTTEDVIEFFQQRLFPAGNAERIRRYLRVCHDVCHAAVMFEDQLSVLEKYAQAGILIGKVQISSAIEIRFAELSEKERHAVLSEVAEFAEDRYLHQTTSRDASGTLRYFDDLPFALQEASQTLPEQETWRIHFHMPIYLDQFGLLRTTQSHIHDFLSEIRNHPEIRHFEVETYAWGVLPKDLQHNELAEGIAQEIHWLRQQLTHSKQV is encoded by the coding sequence ATGGCGATCCAATCGTGGACCGGCTACTGCACCAACGTCCATGCCGGGGCAAACCTCGAACAAACGCAACAGAACCTCATTACCCATGCCTCGCGCGTCCAGCAAATCCTGGGGCGTGAACAACCTCTGGGGGTCGGACTTTGGCTCTCGAATTCCACCGCTCAATCGCTGATCGAACCGGGCAAATTGGATGAATTCGACCAATTGCTTCATGAAAACCAATGGATCCCCTACACGTTCAATGGGTTCCCGTTTGGAGATTTCCACAAATCGATCGTCAAGCACGACGTTTACCTGCCGACGTGGTGGCAGCCCGAGCGTTTGGCATATACCAAGAACCTGGTGACCATTCTCGACCGCCTGCTGGCACCTGGGGAGGAAGGAAGCATCTCCACGATGCCGATCGCTTGGGGCACGCCGGGGCCGAGCGAAGACCTGTGGTCACTTGCCGTCCAGAATTTGCTGGACCTGGTGCAACACCTTTACGATTTGGAACAATCGACCGGACGGCTGATCTACGTTTGCATCGAGCCAGAGCCAGGCTGTCTACTCGACACAACGGAGGATGTGATCGAATTCTTCCAGCAACGGCTATTTCCCGCAGGCAACGCCGAGCGTATTCGCCGATATCTGCGAGTCTGTCACGATGTCTGCCATGCGGCGGTCATGTTCGAAGACCAACTGAGCGTGCTCGAAAAGTACGCCCAGGCCGGCATTTTGATCGGCAAGGTTCAAATCTCGTCCGCGATTGAGATTCGCTTCGCGGAACTGAGCGAAAAAGAGCGACACGCGGTTTTGTCCGAAGTCGCCGAATTCGCCGAAGACCGCTACCTGCATCAAACGACCTCGCGGGATGCGAGCGGAACGCTTCGTTATTTCGACGATCTTCCGTTTGCTCTGCAGGAAGCATCGCAGACGCTACCCGAGCAAGAAACGTGGCGGATTCACTTCCATATGCCCATCTATCTCGATCAGTTCGGCTTGCTCCGCACGACGCAGTCGCATATCCATGACTTCCTTTCCGAGATAAGAAATCATCCGGAGATTCGCCACTTCGAGGTCGAAACTTACGCCTGGGGCGTGCTTCCGAAGGATTTGCAACATAACGAACTGGCCGAAGGGATCGCTCAAGAGATCCATTGGCTTCGCCAACAACTCACGCACAGCAAACAGGTCTAG
- a CDS encoding DUF4013 domain-containing protein yields the protein MSTSGDNPFASPEGPPNEPPQTEGSETVVTRTSVDYMECVGDVFNNPNWFVNILLSGIAIIIPIIGAMVALGYIAEIIGARAYGRMKNYPDFDFNRFGEYLTRGFWMFLVTFVVSICLMPLTMLAGGIMGAFQASENEALMVIGFVIYFGTILFVNLITFFITCPLIIRSGMLNDFVGAFDFNWIMDFIKKMWVEQLLGSILLYIFAIVFMLVGCLALCVGYIPAAGAVMIMWALFITQLYQVYVHRGGQGLPFKEATKL from the coding sequence ATGTCGACGTCTGGAGACAACCCGTTCGCTTCACCCGAAGGTCCCCCCAACGAGCCTCCTCAAACCGAAGGTAGCGAGACCGTCGTCACGCGCACCTCGGTCGACTACATGGAGTGCGTCGGAGACGTTTTCAACAACCCGAACTGGTTCGTCAACATCTTACTATCGGGTATCGCGATCATCATCCCGATCATCGGTGCCATGGTTGCCCTGGGGTACATCGCGGAAATCATCGGTGCCCGGGCATACGGCCGGATGAAGAACTACCCCGACTTCGACTTCAATCGTTTCGGCGAATATCTCACACGTGGATTCTGGATGTTCCTGGTGACGTTTGTCGTTTCGATCTGTCTGATGCCGCTGACCATGCTGGCTGGGGGCATCATGGGCGCATTTCAGGCATCCGAAAACGAAGCACTCATGGTAATCGGTTTCGTGATCTATTTCGGGACGATACTCTTTGTCAATTTGATCACGTTTTTCATCACGTGCCCGTTGATCATTCGCTCTGGCATGCTTAACGATTTCGTCGGGGCATTCGACTTCAACTGGATCATGGACTTCATCAAGAAGATGTGGGTCGAACAGCTACTAGGCAGCATCTTGCTTTATATCTTCGCCATCGTCTTCATGCTCGTGGGGTGCTTGGCACTGTGTGTTGGGTACATCCCAGCGGCCGGCGCCGTCATGATCATGTGGGCCCTCTTTATCACTCAGCTCTACCAGGTCTACGTTCACCGCGGTGGTCAGGGCCTGCCCTTCAAAGAAGCGACCAAGCTGTAA
- a CDS encoding MFS transporter: MNRSSAELERTSRGANENAGMWALGNGLVSTTLVSYFAQSLGAQSAAISWIIAAPKLVGVLRWFAPGLLKLGGGYRTTSTWAFLLSTVFLLLLPLSSIPNIWPSTTLAIVAIVICWCMYHLAEYCGYVVFVAWLMQLVSPEIRGRFFGLRERWLTAGNLIGFLFAGLLGAVLRNGFEIDLRWIAYPLLAIYGAFAIGFSVLPLRRIPEPESNTSPKNSFLEDWQHWSNPRARWFLLYGTWFSAANGLFSTLLYVYPYRALDLSLFLPLTMAASMRLGQSLISRPVGVTIDRIGWRSVMICGQVLIAFGPLLFSFGTMGYIAGNLIWIAYALINVALPIAVVDGRHDRSAAPPLALYFAWTGLVYGLTALAGQSVADFFVDTQYRNDPSAYNAYFLVATLARLSAVLPLVLLPAERKSHT, translated from the coding sequence GTGAATCGATCTTCCGCCGAACTTGAACGCACCTCACGCGGGGCAAACGAAAACGCCGGGATGTGGGCCCTGGGGAACGGACTCGTCTCGACCACGCTCGTCTCCTACTTCGCTCAAAGCCTTGGCGCTCAATCGGCGGCCATCTCTTGGATCATCGCGGCTCCCAAACTCGTCGGGGTGCTTCGCTGGTTCGCCCCAGGCCTTCTGAAACTGGGTGGAGGCTATCGCACGACGAGCACGTGGGCTTTCCTCTTGTCGACGGTCTTCCTGCTGCTCTTGCCCCTTAGCTCGATACCCAACATTTGGCCATCGACAACACTGGCCATCGTGGCAATCGTCATTTGCTGGTGCATGTACCACCTGGCAGAATATTGCGGCTACGTGGTCTTTGTTGCCTGGCTGATGCAGTTGGTATCGCCGGAAATCCGCGGCCGTTTTTTTGGACTCCGCGAACGGTGGCTAACCGCTGGTAACCTGATTGGGTTTCTCTTTGCAGGCCTCCTCGGCGCCGTCCTGCGCAATGGCTTTGAGATCGACCTGCGGTGGATTGCCTACCCCCTACTGGCTATCTACGGAGCGTTCGCCATCGGCTTTTCGGTCTTGCCGCTCCGGCGGATTCCCGAGCCAGAATCGAACACCTCGCCCAAGAATTCCTTCCTGGAAGACTGGCAGCATTGGAGTAACCCACGTGCTCGTTGGTTTCTACTCTATGGAACTTGGTTCTCAGCAGCGAACGGGCTCTTTTCAACCTTGCTCTATGTCTATCCTTACCGAGCCCTCGATCTCTCCCTCTTTCTTCCGTTGACGATGGCCGCATCCATGCGGCTGGGGCAATCGCTGATTAGCCGGCCGGTGGGCGTGACCATCGATCGAATTGGCTGGCGGTCGGTGATGATCTGCGGTCAGGTGTTGATTGCGTTCGGCCCACTTCTGTTTAGCTTCGGTACGATGGGGTATATCGCTGGGAACTTGATCTGGATCGCCTACGCGCTGATCAACGTAGCGCTTCCCATTGCCGTCGTCGATGGCCGACATGATCGTAGTGCCGCTCCGCCACTGGCACTTTATTTTGCCTGGACGGGCCTGGTCTACGGGCTGACGGCACTCGCAGGCCAAAGCGTCGCGGACTTTTTTGTCGATACGCAGTATCGCAACGATCCTTCCGCCTACAACGCTTACTTTTTGGTGGCCACCTTGGCTCGGCTTTCGGCCGTGTTGCCGCTGGTTCTCCTCCCCGCTGAACGCAAGAGCCACACCTGA